A stretch of Nilaparvata lugens isolate BPH chromosome 12, ASM1435652v1, whole genome shotgun sequence DNA encodes these proteins:
- the LOC111058851 gene encoding leucine-rich repeat-containing protein 45-like, with protein sequence MEVYEQYCASNNVPGDDSIKKALVKATISGELVLSGISLSAVSSAAIGSVISRLKNILKLDISDCLLPATSLSLLLQKLTNSQLVGLNLKGNNIFGEGLDALSRFLMKNRSLKILKLEWNNLGASVDGFSQLCHALTSNSILEILDLRNNELNSECGFELFDAITRNSSLKELDLRWNNLGSEGGQSLLSALRSNKYLIDVKVQGNSIPAEIVAAIESSVDHNRVARRIQHEYTQRSQALSEQIAHIEQQRTHDMKTLSQQNATQIKSALDQLTEKNRLVCELEMELQDSQMIVSQLEAQLNALSSELFVKREKVEMQEEMIKKLEKEVKSCKEEAESDLEGYKKIGKLCDPESSVDHNRVARRIQHEYTQRSQALSEQIAHIEQQRTLDMKTLAQQNATQIKSALDQLTEKNRLVCELEVELQDSQMIVSQLEAQLNALSSELFVKREKVEMQEEIIKKLEKEVKSCKEEAEGDLEGYKKKLNDKERDSVIGLKSSKPKLLQRRNQGKESKYN encoded by the exons ATGGAAGTTTATGAACAATATTGTGCATCAAACAATGTTCCAGGAGATGACAGCATTAAAAAGGCTCTCGTAAAAGCTAC AATATCTGGTGAACTGGTCCTATCAGGAATCTCTCTGAGCGCAGTATCTTCGGCGGCCATTGGCTCTGTTATTAGCCGTTTGAAAAACATTCTGAAGCTGGACATCAGTGACTGTCTACTGCCAGCTACAAGCCTGAGTCTGCTACTGCAGAAACTGACCAACTCTCAGCTTGTGGGCCTCAATTTGAAGGGAAACAATATTTTCGGTGAAGGATTGGATGCTCTCAGTCGATTTCTCATGAAGAATAGATCGTTGAAAAT ATTGAAGCTGGAATGGAATAACTTGGGCGCTTCTGTTGATGGCTTTTCTCAGCTCTGTCACGCTCTGACTAGCAACAGCATTCTGGAAATTTTGGATCTACGCAACAACGAACTAAACTCAGAATGTGGGTTTGAACTGTTTGATGCCATCACAAGGAACAGTTCTTTGAAAGAACTAG ATTTGCGTTGGAATAATTTAGGTTCAGAAGGTGGTCAGAGTCTGTTGTCTGCTCTCCGATCCAACAAATATCTGATTGATGTCAAAGTTCAAGGAAATTCAATTCCTGCCGAGATTGTTGCAGCCATAG aaTCGAGCGTCGACCACAACCGAGTAGCTCGCCGAATCCAGCACGAGTACACGCAACGCAGTCAAGCGCTGAGCGAGCAAATCGCGCACATAGAGCAGCAGCGAACCCACGATATGAAAACGCTGTCTCAGCAGAACGCCACGCAAATAAAGTCAGCACTCGATCAGCTGACTGAGAAGAACCGATTGGTTTGCGAATTGGAAATGGAACTGCAAGATAGTCAGATGATCGTCTCACAGTTGGAAGCGCAGTTGAATGCGTTGAGCTCCGAATTGTTTGTTAAAAGAGAGAAGGTTGAGATGCAAGAGGAGATGATCAAGAAATTGGAGAAAGAGGTGAAGAGTTGTAAGGAGGAGGCTGAGAGCGATCTGGAAGGGTACAAGAAG ATTGGCAAACTCTGCGATCCAG aaTCGAGCGTCGACCACAACCGAGTAGCTCGCCGAATCCAGCACGAGTACACGCAGCGCAGTCAAGCGCTGAGCGAGCAAATCGCGCACATAGAGCAGCAGCGAACGCTCGACATGAAAACGCTGGCTCAGCAGAACGCGACGCAGATAAAGTCAGCACTCGATCAGCTGACTGAGAAGAACCGATTGGTTTGTGAATTGGAAGTCGAACTGCAAGATAGTCAGATGATTGTATCACAGTTGGAAGCGCAGTTAAATGCGTTGAGCTCCGAACTATTTGTTAAAAGAGAGAAGGTTGAAATGCAAGAGGAGATAATCAAGAAATTGGAGAAAGAGGTGAAGAGTTGTAAGGAGGAGGCTGAGGGCGATCTGGAAGGGTACAAGAAG aAACTGAACGATAAGGAAAGAGACTCGGTGATAGGATTGAAGAGCTCCAAGCCGAAATTACTACAGAGAAGAAATCaagggaaagaatcgaaatacAATTGA